The Thermomicrobiales bacterium genome includes a region encoding these proteins:
- a CDS encoding sulfurtransferase TusA family protein, whose translation MSAIEHVAIDKEIDARGSFCPGPLLELIRGVKSVEVGQIVAVLSSDPGSSKDIPAWVAKAKHEMVRVDATPEYNRFVIRKTH comes from the coding sequence ATGAGCGCGATCGAGCACGTCGCCATCGACAAGGAAATCGATGCCCGCGGAAGCTTCTGCCCAGGACCGCTGTTGGAGCTGATCCGGGGAGTCAAGAGCGTGGAGGTCGGACAAATCGTTGCGGTGTTGTCCAGCGATCCCGGCTCCAGCAAGGACATCCCGGCCTGGGTCGCGAAGGCGAAGCACGAGATGGTGCGCGTCGACGCAACGCCGGAATACAACCGCTTCGTCATCCGCAAGACCCACTAG
- a CDS encoding DsrE/DsrF/DrsH-like family protein, giving the protein MAEKMSIIVFSGTVDKLMAAATLATGGAAMGLDVDLFVTFWGLNAFRKDQVRSNMRLSADFAEFAEPMMQAMQEKNVPHWMDVLTQASEIGNIRVRACSQTMELFGWKLEDLDPIVEDVTGVAVFVDEAKDANVNLFI; this is encoded by the coding sequence ATGGCTGAGAAGATGTCGATCATCGTTTTCTCCGGCACCGTCGACAAGCTGATGGCCGCCGCTACATTGGCGACCGGCGGCGCTGCGATGGGGCTGGATGTCGATCTGTTCGTGACGTTCTGGGGACTGAACGCGTTCCGCAAGGACCAGGTGCGAAGCAACATGCGCCTGAGCGCCGACTTCGCGGAGTTCGCCGAGCCCATGATGCAGGCGATGCAGGAGAAGAACGTTCCGCACTGGATGGACGTCCTGACGCAAGCCAGCGAAATCGGAAATATCCGGGTCCGCGCCTGCAGCCAAACGATGGAGCTCTTTGGCTGGAAGCTCGAGGATTTGGATCCCATCGTCGAGGACGTCACGGGCGTGGCGGTCTTCGTCGATGAGGCAAAAGACGCCAACGTCAATCTCTTCATTTAG
- a CDS encoding YciI family protein translates to MRFMMLMYPGFDKSIDEIDVPIELFGEMDAFNKRLADAGKMLGGEGLHPSRLGARVSFRNKEKKPVVTDGPFTESKEILGGYWLIEADSLEEAVALASQVPVMGTEMIEIRRVYELSDFPQEIQDAVPFERAVLQGDV, encoded by the coding sequence ATGCGCTTCATGATGTTGATGTATCCCGGATTCGACAAATCGATCGATGAGATCGATGTTCCGATCGAGCTCTTCGGTGAAATGGACGCGTTCAACAAGCGGCTTGCCGATGCCGGCAAGATGCTCGGCGGCGAAGGGCTGCACCCGTCCAGGTTGGGCGCCCGCGTCAGTTTCCGCAACAAGGAGAAGAAGCCAGTCGTCACCGATGGGCCGTTCACCGAGTCGAAGGAGATCCTGGGCGGTTACTGGCTCATCGAGGCGGATTCGTTGGAAGAGGCGGTCGCGTTGGCCAGCCAGGTGCCGGTCATGGGCACCGAAATGATCGAGATCCGCCGCGTCTACGAGCTCTCCGACTTCCCTCAGGAGATCCAGGACGCTGTACCGTTCGAGCGAGCCGTCCTGCAGGGCGACGTGTAA
- a CDS encoding ABC transporter substrate-binding protein: MTHSSFSRRALLGGGAATAVGLAFSRTIPAAAQATPESGDAAPPVDGVFPVTISHVYGETTFDAAPERIATVSWIDQDVFIALGTVPVGMPYYSWGGDGEGFLPWTRAAIGDRPLPVLYDNENGLPFETIVELAPDAIIGIYSGMTQDEYDTLSKIAPTVAYPAIPFGTSWEDVTRIIGQIMGKAATAEQLVQDTITLVQASGADYPQLQGKTFAYGSPSETGLYIYTTVDARVQLLSLLGMTPSPFVESLPVGDDQSAFFVDVSAERLGEIDADILILWFGTQEQADEAAALPTMAGIPAFANGAYVPIIGETDVMAVSAPSPLSIPYIIESYVPKLAAAADKVPTA, from the coding sequence GTGACGCACTCTTCTTTTTCTCGGCGCGCGCTCCTGGGTGGCGGGGCGGCCACGGCGGTTGGACTGGCGTTCAGCCGGACCATTCCGGCGGCCGCGCAGGCGACCCCGGAAAGCGGTGACGCGGCTCCGCCGGTCGATGGCGTTTTTCCTGTCACGATTTCACACGTCTATGGGGAAACGACCTTCGACGCCGCGCCAGAGCGGATCGCAACCGTGAGCTGGATCGATCAGGACGTGTTCATCGCGTTGGGCACGGTGCCAGTCGGCATGCCGTACTACTCCTGGGGTGGCGATGGCGAAGGCTTTCTTCCCTGGACCCGTGCCGCCATTGGCGACCGTCCGTTGCCGGTGCTCTATGACAATGAGAACGGCTTGCCGTTCGAAACGATCGTGGAGCTCGCGCCGGATGCCATCATCGGCATCTATTCCGGAATGACGCAAGACGAATACGACACGCTTTCCAAGATCGCCCCCACGGTGGCATACCCGGCCATTCCGTTCGGCACCTCCTGGGAAGACGTGACGCGCATCATCGGGCAGATCATGGGCAAAGCCGCCACTGCCGAGCAACTGGTGCAGGACACCATCACCCTCGTGCAAGCATCCGGCGCGGACTATCCGCAACTGCAGGGCAAGACCTTTGCCTACGGTTCGCCCAGCGAGACGGGGTTGTACATCTACACCACGGTCGATGCGCGCGTGCAGTTGCTCAGTCTGTTGGGCATGACGCCGAGCCCGTTCGTGGAATCGTTGCCGGTTGGCGACGACCAAAGCGCGTTCTTTGTCGATGTCAGCGCCGAGCGCCTGGGCGAGATCGATGCCGACATCCTGATCCTCTGGTTCGGCACGCAGGAGCAGGCCGACGAGGCTGCTGCGCTGCCGACCATGGCCGGTATCCCGGCGTTCGCGAACGGCGCGTATGTGCCCATCATCGGCGAGACCGATGTCATGGCCGTGTCCGCGCCGTCACCGCTCTCGATTCCGTACATCATCGAAAGCTACGTTCCGAAGTTGGCCGCCGCCGCGGACAAGGTTCCGACGGCGTAG
- a CDS encoding FAD/NAD(P)-binding oxidoreductase: protein MSERIVIVGGGVGGTLLANLLSKELPAEQAKVTVIDEFGQHLYQPGWLYVPFGEESPGKLRKSEKSLLRKNVELIVERAISVDPVKKTVELAGKRSVPYDILVLATGARIAPDEVPGFADGAFHFYSSDAAIKLRARLDGFTGGRLVVGVADIPYKCPPAPLEFVFKVEEFLANRGLRDKTELVYLSPINRAFTIESVSEFVTPMLEERNIRTEVFFNTEEIDPVAKKVTSLEGDEIDYDLLVMVPPHRGSQLVVESGLGDKLGWLPTDRHTLEVAGHENVYGLGDATDIPVSKSGSAAHFEAKVMAERIVNKIRGITANDPVYDGHVLCFLETGYGQASQLAFDFENPPQPPKPSRYYHYQKTLFNKVYWYIVPKGIV from the coding sequence ATGAGCGAACGTATCGTGATCGTTGGCGGAGGTGTCGGAGGCACCCTGCTCGCCAATCTCCTCAGCAAGGAACTGCCGGCTGAGCAGGCGAAGGTGACCGTCATCGATGAATTCGGCCAGCACCTCTACCAACCCGGCTGGTTGTATGTGCCGTTCGGCGAAGAATCGCCGGGCAAGCTCCGCAAGTCGGAAAAGAGCCTGTTGCGCAAGAATGTCGAGCTGATCGTGGAGCGCGCCATATCGGTCGATCCCGTGAAGAAGACCGTCGAGCTGGCGGGAAAACGATCGGTGCCCTATGACATCCTCGTGCTGGCGACCGGCGCGCGCATTGCGCCCGATGAGGTTCCAGGCTTTGCAGATGGCGCCTTCCATTTCTATAGCAGCGACGCCGCCATCAAGCTGCGCGCGCGTCTGGACGGGTTCACGGGCGGCCGCCTGGTGGTAGGCGTGGCGGATATCCCGTACAAGTGCCCCCCAGCCCCGCTGGAATTCGTCTTCAAGGTCGAGGAGTTTCTGGCGAATCGCGGACTGCGCGACAAGACCGAGCTCGTCTACCTCTCGCCGATCAACCGCGCCTTCACCATCGAAAGTGTCTCCGAATTCGTGACCCCCATGTTGGAGGAACGCAACATTCGGACCGAAGTCTTCTTCAACACCGAAGAGATCGATCCCGTTGCGAAGAAGGTCACGTCACTGGAAGGGGATGAGATCGACTACGACCTGCTGGTGATGGTCCCGCCACACAGAGGATCGCAGTTGGTGGTCGAATCCGGACTCGGTGACAAGCTTGGATGGCTTCCCACCGATCGCCACACACTGGAAGTGGCCGGTCACGAAAACGTCTACGGGCTGGGAGACGCCACCGACATCCCCGTCTCGAAAAGCGGTTCGGCCGCGCATTTCGAAGCCAAGGTGATGGCGGAACGCATCGTCAACAAGATCAGGGGAATCACAGCCAACGACCCCGTGTACGACGGTCACGTCCTCTGCTTCCTGGAGACCGGGTACGGGCAGGCGAGCCAACTGGCCTTCGACTTCGAGAATCCTCCCCAACCGCCGAAGCCGAGCCGCTACTACCACTACCAGAAGACGCTATTCAACAAGGTGTACTGGTACATCGTTCCCAAGGGCATCGTCTAG
- a CDS encoding ABC transporter permease, with protein MSVSTVTTNASEQAKRFRRLERGVQLRYLLLLLPALIFLIVFYGYPVAAMLARSFNDPELGLENFRKLTNVRRHEDFLFLSIPSNGYIHVFLITLRIAGAVTLLTLLLGYPVAYVLSSIRDSRANLLLILVLIPFWTSILVRSYAWMVLLGREGSINRILINLGIRDQPMQLLNTRFAVYVGMVHILLPFMILPLYSVMRGIDRSYLRAASNLGASDARVFRHVFLPLSLPGVAAGCLVVFILSLGFYITPALIGGPKDIMISMLIAQQVNTLNWGFAAALALVLLVIALLIFLLFNKVLGVDKLYGGTRK; from the coding sequence ATGTCCGTGTCGACCGTAACGACAAACGCATCTGAGCAGGCGAAGCGGTTCAGACGGCTGGAGCGCGGGGTGCAGTTGCGTTATCTGCTCTTGCTGCTGCCTGCGTTGATCTTCCTGATCGTCTTCTACGGGTATCCGGTGGCGGCCATGCTGGCGCGCTCGTTCAACGATCCAGAGCTGGGGCTGGAGAACTTCCGCAAGCTCACGAACGTGCGCCGGCACGAGGACTTTCTCTTTCTGTCGATTCCGAGCAATGGCTACATCCACGTCTTTCTGATCACCTTGCGCATTGCCGGCGCGGTGACGCTGCTGACCCTGCTGCTCGGGTACCCCGTGGCGTATGTGCTGTCATCGATTCGGGATTCGCGCGCCAATCTGCTGCTGATCCTGGTGTTGATCCCGTTCTGGACCAGCATCCTCGTGCGCTCGTATGCGTGGATGGTGTTGCTCGGGCGCGAGGGATCGATCAACCGGATCCTGATCAACCTGGGTATCCGGGATCAGCCGATGCAGTTGCTCAATACCCGCTTTGCGGTCTATGTCGGCATGGTGCATATCTTGCTGCCGTTCATGATCCTGCCGCTCTATTCGGTCATGCGCGGAATCGACCGGAGCTATCTGCGCGCCGCCTCGAACCTGGGCGCCAGCGACGCGCGCGTCTTCCGGCATGTCTTCCTGCCGCTGTCGTTGCCGGGTGTGGCGGCAGGCTGTCTGGTCGTGTTCATTCTCTCGCTCGGGTTCTATATCACCCCGGCGCTGATCGGCGGTCCGAAGGACATCATGATTTCGATGCTGATCGCGCAACAGGTCAATACGCTCAACTGGGGCTTCGCGGCCGCGCTGGCGCTGGTGCTGCTGGTGATCGCGCTTCTGATCTTCCTGCTCTTCAACAAGGTGCTGGGGGTGGACAAGCTCTACGGAGGGACGCGCAAATGA
- a CDS encoding ABC transporter ATP-binding protein has product MTAVGAQPAQGGIGAHGAEVRFVSVRKQYGPVTAVDNVSLDISPGEFLTLLGPSGSGKTTTLMMLAGFEIPTDGEIFVDDIAIAAIPPYKRNIGMVFQNYALFPHMTVGENIAFPLKMRGISKSEIQRMSKEALQLVKLPGYEGRYPRQLSGGQQQRIAVARALVFNPRVLLMDEPLGALDKQLRESLQLEIKSLHDQLGVTIVYVTHDQQEALVMSDRIAVMNEGRIEQIGSPVELYDQPQSRFVASFIGESNFLSGRVRSCENGMCQVEIDGVATLSAPEMAGAVAGEAVTVTVRPEKLLFGRSEKTHPNAVPGRIESVIFAGEMRRYDVALPNGERLILKRQNRAGEEQFAPGDEVEVAWAYEDTRLV; this is encoded by the coding sequence ATGACGGCGGTCGGTGCACAACCAGCGCAAGGCGGAATCGGCGCGCATGGCGCCGAGGTGCGCTTCGTCTCGGTCCGCAAACAGTATGGCCCGGTAACCGCGGTCGACAACGTCTCGCTGGACATCTCACCGGGCGAGTTCCTGACATTGCTCGGCCCCTCGGGCTCGGGCAAGACGACCACGCTCATGATGCTGGCCGGGTTCGAGATCCCGACCGATGGCGAAATCTTCGTCGATGACATTGCCATCGCGGCGATCCCGCCGTATAAGCGCAACATCGGCATGGTCTTTCAGAACTACGCGCTCTTCCCCCATATGACCGTGGGCGAGAACATCGCCTTTCCCCTGAAGATGCGCGGGATTTCCAAGAGCGAGATCCAGCGCATGTCGAAAGAGGCGCTGCAGCTCGTGAAACTGCCTGGCTATGAAGGGCGGTATCCGCGCCAGTTGTCCGGCGGCCAGCAGCAGCGCATCGCGGTGGCGCGCGCGCTGGTTTTCAACCCGCGTGTGTTGCTGATGGACGAACCGTTGGGCGCGCTCGACAAGCAACTGCGCGAAAGCCTGCAACTGGAGATCAAGTCGCTGCACGACCAACTCGGCGTCACCATCGTCTACGTCACTCACGATCAGCAGGAAGCGCTGGTGATGTCCGACCGAATCGCGGTCATGAACGAGGGGCGCATCGAGCAAATCGGCTCGCCGGTCGAGCTCTACGACCAACCACAGTCGAGATTTGTGGCGTCGTTCATTGGCGAGTCGAATTTCCTGAGCGGCCGGGTGCGCTCGTGCGAAAACGGGATGTGCCAGGTGGAAATCGACGGCGTGGCCACCCTTTCCGCGCCGGAGATGGCTGGGGCGGTCGCCGGCGAAGCGGTGACGGTTACCGTTCGCCCAGAGAAGCTGCTCTTCGGGCGCAGCGAAAAGACCCATCCCAATGCAGTGCCGGGACGGATCGAGAGCGTCATCTTTGCCGGCGAGATGCGGCGCTACGACGTGGCGCTGCCAAACGGCGAGCGGTTGATTCTCAAGCGCCAGAACCGCGCCGGTGAAGAGCAATTCGCGCCGGGTGACGAAGTCGAAGTCGCCTGGGCGTACGAGGATACGCGGTTGGTCTGA
- a CDS encoding ABC transporter permease: protein MKGLSVTRIILYVITGLVLFYLIFPIFVVIPVSFSSASYLQFPPPGFSFQWYQKYFDRADWIDATFLSLWIACVTAILATILGTMASLALVRGKFWGKNLANAFMVSPLVIPGIIVAIGVYFFYARIQIVGSPWALALAHTALALPFVVINVSATLYGFDERLEYAAMNLGANRWQTFRHVMFPIIRPGVFAGALFAFITSFDELIVALFISGTGAVTLPRKMWDGLRQEIDPTIAAVSTLLIVTSVAILMSAEILRQRSERMRTSAIFEDVIPTEIQ, encoded by the coding sequence ATGAAAGGTCTCTCCGTAACGCGCATCATCCTCTATGTGATCACGGGATTGGTTCTCTTCTACCTGATCTTCCCGATTTTCGTGGTGATTCCGGTGTCGTTCAGCTCGGCGAGCTATCTGCAGTTTCCGCCACCGGGGTTCTCGTTCCAGTGGTACCAGAAGTATTTCGACCGCGCGGACTGGATCGACGCCACCTTCCTGAGCCTCTGGATCGCGTGTGTCACGGCCATTCTGGCGACGATTCTGGGGACGATGGCCTCGCTGGCGCTGGTGCGGGGGAAGTTCTGGGGCAAGAATCTGGCGAACGCCTTCATGGTGTCGCCGCTGGTCATTCCGGGAATCATCGTGGCGATCGGGGTCTATTTCTTCTACGCACGCATTCAGATCGTCGGTAGCCCCTGGGCGCTGGCGCTGGCGCATACCGCGCTGGCGCTTCCATTCGTCGTCATCAATGTTTCGGCCACGCTCTATGGGTTCGACGAGCGGCTGGAATACGCCGCCATGAACCTGGGCGCGAACCGCTGGCAGACCTTCCGGCATGTGATGTTCCCCATCATCCGGCCCGGGGTCTTCGCGGGAGCGCTCTTTGCCTTCATCACCTCATTCGACGAACTGATCGTGGCGCTGTTCATTAGTGGAACCGGCGCGGTGACCCTGCCACGCAAGATGTGGGACGGGTTGCGGCAGGAGATCGATCCCACGATCGCGGCGGTGTCGACCCTGTTGATCGTGACATCGGTCGCCATCCTGATGAGCGCGGAAATCTTGCGGCAACGCTCGGAGCGGATGCGCACGAGCGCGATTTTCGAAGACGTGATTCCCACCGAGATTCAGTAA
- a CDS encoding C69 family dipeptidase, whose product MVGPFSCDTSVVLPPLTAQGDVIFAKNSDRSPNESQPLRHVPRQSHPAGSTLRTQYIEIPQVETTWELIASAPYWLWGCEMGVNEWGVAIGNEAVHTREPSHDAALIGMDLVRLGLERSQTAQEAVGVIGALIEEYGQGGSCEATYFRTYQNSFIVADPASAWIIETAGHRWVANEVRERGAISNLLTIGEQWDLGSPGIREHAEAEGWWQPVGGFAEAYRNPEVDLSTRQCRLDRAREILGGYRPGIGVPEMMAVLRDHAGRDLPTGPEPIPTICMHANPVFEGETAAAMVVSLRPNQPRLLTSTVWTAFGSPCLSVFRPVYPLAVGLPERLGVAAARFDPSSPWWVYERLQRLVARSPDSAGFVRDAFAALQDEFFADAASAEAKAAQLISDGNEPIAVATLRALVHSTSNRAIDLANRLTRELLTQDSYTPLPDLDAYWNERDSVAGIPANGRTEAVSAHAP is encoded by the coding sequence ATGGTCGGTCCCTTTTCCTGCGACACATCGGTTGTGCTCCCCCCGTTGACCGCGCAGGGAGACGTCATTTTCGCCAAGAACAGCGATCGTTCCCCCAACGAATCCCAACCCCTCCGCCATGTTCCGCGCCAATCCCATCCTGCCGGCAGCACGCTCCGCACCCAGTACATCGAGATTCCCCAGGTCGAAACCACCTGGGAGCTGATCGCATCCGCTCCGTACTGGCTTTGGGGATGCGAGATGGGTGTCAACGAATGGGGTGTGGCCATCGGGAACGAGGCGGTGCATACCCGCGAGCCGTCGCACGACGCGGCGTTGATCGGTATGGACCTTGTTCGTCTCGGACTCGAACGCAGCCAGACTGCCCAGGAGGCCGTTGGCGTCATTGGCGCGCTGATCGAGGAATATGGCCAGGGCGGAAGTTGCGAAGCCACCTACTTCCGCACGTACCAGAACTCCTTCATCGTCGCCGACCCCGCCTCCGCCTGGATCATCGAGACTGCCGGACATCGCTGGGTCGCCAATGAGGTGCGCGAACGGGGAGCGATCTCCAACTTGCTCACGATTGGCGAGCAATGGGATCTCGGCTCGCCCGGAATCCGCGAACATGCCGAAGCCGAGGGGTGGTGGCAACCAGTGGGCGGTTTCGCCGAAGCCTATCGAAATCCCGAAGTCGATCTCTCCACGCGCCAATGCCGGCTCGACCGCGCCCGGGAGATCCTTGGCGGGTATCGGCCGGGGATCGGTGTGCCGGAGATGATGGCCGTCCTGCGCGACCATGCCGGCCGCGATCTCCCCACCGGCCCGGAACCGATCCCAACCATCTGCATGCACGCAAACCCGGTCTTCGAAGGCGAAACCGCCGCCGCCATGGTCGTCAGCCTTCGCCCGAATCAGCCCCGCCTCCTGACCAGCACCGTCTGGACAGCCTTTGGTTCGCCCTGTCTCAGCGTTTTCCGCCCGGTCTACCCGCTCGCTGTTGGACTCCCGGAACGGCTTGGCGTCGCGGCCGCCAGGTTCGATCCCAGTTCACCATGGTGGGTGTACGAGCGCCTGCAACGGCTGGTGGCGCGGAGTCCGGACTCGGCGGGGTTTGTGCGTGACGCGTTCGCGGCACTGCAGGACGAATTCTTCGCCGACGCCGCCAGCGCCGAAGCCAAAGCGGCGCAACTGATCTCGGACGGGAACGAACCCATCGCCGTTGCGACATTACGCGCTCTGGTCCATTCCACCTCGAATCGCGCTATCGACCTCGCCAATCGCCTGACCCGAGAACTGCTCACCCAGGACAGCTACACGCCGTTGCCTGACCTGGACGCGTACTGGAACGAGCGCGACAGCGTGGCCGGAATTCCGGCAAACGGCAGGACCGAAGCGGTCTCGGCGCACGCGCCGTAG
- a CDS encoding GAP family protein: protein MLLAILQFVPLSLAAITPTMVIFVTALMAHDGNAKRAFAVVAGRFLGLLVAGFAALFVLHQLPKNPASGKLDQREALPAIFLIVGIGLMLASGYNLIVKSVPSQENQTSILSRLRKLNAPVLFVACFATAFISIRQMSLLLAGTAIIKEASDRFAESFVMLFVLCLAMIWPMVVPLGIKVGMGKRGDDLLERLRVWMGVHQQAINSSVLAFFGGILVAKGIAGLN from the coding sequence ATGCTGCTCGCGATCCTGCAATTCGTTCCGCTGTCTCTGGCGGCAATCACACCGACGATGGTGATCTTCGTCACCGCGCTCATGGCGCACGACGGGAATGCCAAGCGGGCATTCGCGGTGGTGGCCGGCCGCTTCCTGGGATTGCTCGTGGCCGGCTTCGCGGCGCTGTTCGTCTTGCATCAACTGCCGAAGAACCCGGCCAGCGGCAAGCTCGACCAGCGCGAGGCGTTGCCGGCCATTTTCCTGATCGTGGGCATTGGGCTCATGCTCGCGTCCGGATACAACCTGATCGTCAAGTCGGTACCCAGTCAAGAAAACCAGACGTCGATCCTGTCCCGCTTGCGCAAACTGAATGCGCCAGTGCTGTTCGTGGCCTGTTTCGCAACGGCGTTCATCTCGATCCGGCAGATGTCGCTGCTCCTGGCTGGCACCGCCATCATCAAGGAAGCGAGTGACCGGTTCGCGGAGAGCTTCGTCATGTTGTTCGTGCTCTGTCTGGCGATGATCTGGCCGATGGTGGTTCCGTTGGGAATCAAGGTCGGCATGGGCAAACGGGGAGACGACCTGCTGGAACGGCTGCGAGTCTGGATGGGCGTCCATCAGCAGGCGATCAACTCCTCGGTGTTGGCGTTCTTCGGTGGCATCCTCGTGGCCAAAGGAATCGCCGGCCTGAATTGA
- a CDS encoding phage minor head protein, giving the protein MPMGWNRDLAGGSNRAQADARNTLARNSFFDQVAAIAVMLIEDIVEITHRVLEAQVYTRWETASDEKVCPVCGPYAGRVWRADDGPQPPLHPNCRCQRVYAYTTWTTPD; this is encoded by the coding sequence ATGCCAATGGGTTGGAATCGTGATCTGGCGGGTGGCAGCAACCGCGCCCAGGCAGACGCGCGGAATACGCTGGCGCGGAACAGCTTTTTCGACCAGGTGGCCGCGATCGCCGTCATGTTGATCGAAGACATTGTCGAAATCACGCATCGCGTTCTCGAAGCGCAGGTCTATACACGTTGGGAGACCGCGTCCGACGAAAAGGTCTGTCCCGTGTGCGGGCCATATGCCGGCCGGGTCTGGCGCGCGGACGACGGTCCCCAGCCACCGCTCCACCCCAATTGCCGCTGCCAGCGCGTCTACGCCTACACGACGTGGACCACCCCTGACTAG
- a CDS encoding ABC transporter substrate-binding protein, producing the protein MTMDRSRRFDGTSIEAAARAAMLRDVEDLSRRKLLKLGGAFASASAMFAAGIPLVGAQTPEIEGTSELPEITEIPDNLKGEGEVVVASWGGTFQAAQRQAYFEPFQELSGITVIETEGPSIAQVQAMVDTGNIEWDVVEVGRGDVINLERKGDYWEPIDYSLFDVDHIPEERRYTFSVDMLPYAQINGYRTDEYPEGPTDWADFWDTENFPGPRTMISGSGGLNPYLEAALMADGVAKEELYPIDIDRAYASLDKIRDDVVRWWDAGAIPAQMLTDKEAYMAVIWNGRMQALLDEGVPVAPVWNQGGLYTDVWAIPKGAPNAANAQKFAAFITMAIPQARLSKLIPYGSVNTDSAQYMTEEELNSFISGPAISEQLFTVDTQWWADNLDAVLEIWNEWILG; encoded by the coding sequence ATGACGATGGACCGATCTCGCCGATTCGACGGCACGTCGATCGAGGCCGCCGCGCGCGCAGCGATGCTGCGTGATGTGGAAGACCTCAGCCGGCGCAAACTGCTCAAGCTTGGCGGTGCATTCGCATCGGCTAGCGCCATGTTCGCCGCGGGCATTCCGCTCGTGGGCGCCCAAACACCGGAGATCGAGGGGACATCCGAGCTTCCCGAAATCACCGAGATTCCCGACAACCTGAAGGGCGAAGGCGAAGTGGTGGTCGCTTCCTGGGGCGGAACGTTCCAGGCGGCCCAGCGCCAGGCCTATTTCGAGCCATTCCAGGAACTCTCTGGCATCACCGTGATCGAGACCGAAGGGCCGTCGATCGCGCAGGTGCAGGCGATGGTCGATACGGGCAACATCGAATGGGACGTGGTCGAGGTCGGCCGTGGCGACGTGATCAACCTGGAGCGCAAGGGCGACTACTGGGAGCCGATCGACTATTCGCTCTTCGATGTGGATCACATTCCGGAAGAACGCCGCTACACGTTCTCGGTGGACATGCTGCCGTATGCGCAGATCAATGGCTACCGCACGGACGAGTATCCAGAAGGGCCGACCGACTGGGCGGATTTCTGGGACACCGAGAACTTCCCGGGGCCACGCACGATGATTTCCGGTTCGGGTGGACTGAACCCATACCTGGAAGCGGCCCTGATGGCCGACGGTGTGGCCAAGGAGGAGCTCTATCCCATAGATATCGACCGCGCGTACGCCTCGCTCGACAAGATTCGAGACGATGTCGTGCGCTGGTGGGATGCGGGCGCGATCCCGGCTCAGATGTTGACCGACAAGGAAGCCTATATGGCCGTCATCTGGAACGGCCGTATGCAAGCGCTCCTCGACGAGGGGGTGCCGGTAGCGCCGGTCTGGAATCAGGGCGGTCTCTACACCGATGTCTGGGCGATCCCGAAGGGCGCGCCGAACGCCGCCAATGCGCAGAAGTTCGCAGCGTTCATCACGATGGCGATTCCACAGGCGCGGCTCTCCAAGCTGATTCCGTATGGGTCGGTGAACACCGATTCTGCTCAGTACATGACCGAGGAAGAGCTCAACAGCTTCATCTCCGGTCCGGCGATCAGCGAGCAACTCTTCACGGTCGATACTCAGTGGTGGGCAGACAACCTGGACGCTGTGCTCGAAATCTGGAACGAGTGGATCTTGGGATAG